A window of the Egibacter rhizosphaerae genome harbors these coding sequences:
- a CDS encoding SDR family NAD(P)-dependent oxidoreductase → MRGLADRVALVTGGASGIGRATAARLVEEGSRVVIADLDGRAAASVARELGAEAGLACDVTDTAQVDAAVAHCSRELGGLDLVHANAGAPFTGAITEVDDETLDRVLDVNLKGAFKTCRAAAGALRARGGGAMALTSSLQGVMARPGFTPYTAAKHGVVGLARGLALELADDGVRVNALAPAPTETPMLPAFAGAMGGDVDEAYERFRAGIPLGRLAAPRDIADAVCWLLSEEAAMVTGHVLVVDGGITVG, encoded by the coding sequence ATGCGAGGACTAGCCGACCGCGTCGCGTTGGTCACCGGCGGGGCCAGCGGGATCGGCCGTGCGACCGCGGCGCGCCTGGTGGAGGAGGGCAGCCGCGTGGTCATCGCCGACCTCGACGGGCGGGCGGCGGCCAGCGTCGCGCGCGAGCTCGGTGCCGAAGCCGGGCTCGCGTGCGACGTCACCGACACGGCGCAGGTCGACGCCGCTGTCGCGCACTGCAGCAGGGAGCTCGGGGGCCTCGACCTCGTCCACGCGAACGCCGGTGCCCCGTTCACCGGAGCGATCACGGAGGTGGACGACGAGACCCTCGACCGCGTGCTCGACGTCAACCTCAAGGGCGCCTTCAAGACCTGTCGCGCCGCGGCTGGAGCCCTCAGGGCCCGCGGCGGTGGGGCGATGGCGCTCACCAGCTCCCTGCAAGGGGTGATGGCCCGCCCCGGCTTCACCCCCTACACCGCCGCCAAGCACGGGGTCGTCGGCCTCGCCCGCGGCCTCGCGCTCGAGCTCGCCGACGACGGCGTGCGCGTCAACGCCCTGGCCCCGGCGCCGACCGAGACGCCGATGCTGCCCGCCTTCGCGGGTGCGATGGGCGGGGACGTCGACGAGGCCTACGAGCGCTTCCGGGCAGGCATCCCGCTCGGGCGCCTCGCGGCCCCGAGGGACATCGCCGATGCGGTGTGCTGGCTGTTGTCCGAGGAGGCTGCGATGGTGACCGGACACGTCCTCGTCGTCGACGGCGGCATCACCGTCGGGTGA
- a CDS encoding P1 family peptidase, giving the protein MALGVEGVAVGHWTDERWRTGCTVVLPPPGTMGGASVRGGAPGTREVPALGASGSGLECHGILLTGGSAFGLAAADGVMRWLAERRRGVPVGPRVVPVVGGANLLDLRTADQPTPGPEAGHAACEVASTEEPTTGSVGVGAGCMVGKTAGVEHAVAGGVGLGIASHGDLTAGALVAANAVGDVVGPGGEVLAGDRAPVEAERYPFGGPLLGALGGEEGRAHTVIGCVATNARLDKSGAVRAAELSHGGLVRAVRPAHTQLDGDCLFLLATGQREAPVDAVAALAAEAVATAVRMGVRDATDLPGAPADPRAKLFDEV; this is encoded by the coding sequence GTGGCGCTGGGCGTCGAGGGGGTCGCGGTCGGGCACTGGACCGACGAACGGTGGCGCACGGGATGCACCGTCGTGCTGCCACCCCCCGGGACCATGGGCGGGGCGAGCGTGCGGGGAGGTGCGCCCGGCACGCGCGAGGTGCCCGCGCTCGGAGCCTCCGGCAGCGGCCTCGAGTGCCACGGCATCCTGCTCACCGGGGGCAGCGCCTTCGGGCTCGCCGCGGCCGACGGGGTCATGCGGTGGCTCGCCGAGCGTCGTCGTGGCGTGCCGGTGGGGCCCCGCGTCGTGCCGGTCGTCGGCGGGGCGAACCTCCTCGACCTGCGGACGGCCGATCAGCCCACTCCCGGTCCCGAGGCGGGGCACGCCGCCTGCGAGGTCGCCTCGACCGAGGAGCCCACCACGGGGTCGGTGGGCGTCGGCGCGGGCTGCATGGTCGGCAAGACCGCCGGAGTCGAGCACGCGGTCGCGGGCGGGGTCGGTCTGGGCATCGCGTCGCACGGTGACCTGACCGCCGGCGCGTTGGTCGCCGCGAACGCCGTTGGCGACGTTGTCGGCCCGGGCGGCGAGGTGCTCGCGGGGGACCGGGCCCCCGTCGAGGCCGAGCGCTATCCCTTCGGCGGTCCCCTGCTCGGGGCATTGGGCGGGGAGGAAGGCCGCGCCCACACCGTGATCGGGTGTGTCGCGACGAACGCCCGCCTCGACAAGAGCGGGGCGGTGCGGGCCGCCGAGCTCAGCCATGGGGGGCTCGTGCGGGCGGTCCGGCCGGCCCACACGCAGCTGGACGGGGACTGCCTGTTCCTGCTCGCAACCGGTCAGCGGGAGGCCCCGGTCGATGCGGTGGCCGCCCTCGCTGCCGAGGCGGTGGCGACGGCCGTCCGGATGGGAGTCCGTGACGCGACGGACCTCCCGGGCGCCCCCGCCGATCCGCGCGCGAAGTTGTTCGACGAGGTTTAG
- a CDS encoding ABC transporter ATP-binding protein: protein MIEVSDLSVRAGGVRAVDEVSFSIEPGRRLGLIGESGSGKTLTALAIMGLLPDGVTATGSVRYRGDEILHLSEHDRAKLRGEVMGMVFQEPLTALNPVMRIGEQIAETLRIHRGASRREGRAAAGELLRRVQMPDPEDKLRSYPHQLSGGQRQRVVLAIAIACSPELVIADEPTTALDVTVQAEILRLLDAVTVEQAAFLLITHDLPVVSSTCDEVLVMYGGRIVERGPTDAVFARPRHPYTAGLLDALPDLDEAAGARLRAIPGTVPALGAFPSGCVFRDRCERADGTCAREPALTWDRDRAAACWHPLGGPVAEEVVR from the coding sequence GTGATCGAGGTGAGCGACCTGTCGGTCCGCGCCGGCGGTGTGCGGGCCGTCGACGAGGTGAGCTTCTCGATCGAGCCCGGGCGCCGACTCGGGCTGATCGGGGAGTCCGGCTCGGGGAAGACGCTGACGGCTCTCGCGATCATGGGGCTGCTGCCCGACGGGGTGACCGCCACCGGATCGGTGCGGTACCGCGGCGACGAGATCCTGCACCTGTCCGAGCACGACCGCGCGAAGCTGCGCGGCGAGGTAATGGGCATGGTGTTCCAGGAGCCGCTCACCGCCCTCAACCCGGTCATGCGGATCGGGGAGCAGATCGCCGAGACGCTGCGCATCCATCGGGGCGCGTCCCGCCGGGAGGGCCGCGCGGCCGCGGGGGAGCTGCTGCGGCGAGTGCAGATGCCCGACCCCGAGGACAAGCTGCGCTCGTACCCGCACCAGTTGTCGGGGGGACAGCGCCAGCGGGTCGTGCTCGCCATCGCGATCGCCTGCTCGCCCGAGCTCGTGATCGCGGACGAGCCGACCACGGCCCTCGACGTGACCGTCCAGGCCGAGATCCTGCGCCTGCTCGACGCCGTCACGGTGGAGCAGGCCGCGTTCCTGCTCATCACGCACGACCTGCCGGTCGTCTCGTCCACTTGCGACGAGGTCCTGGTGATGTACGGGGGCCGGATCGTCGAGCGGGGGCCGACCGACGCGGTCTTCGCCCGTCCTCGCCATCCGTACACGGCCGGGCTCCTCGACGCCCTGCCCGACCTCGACGAGGCCGCCGGGGCGCGACTGCGGGCCATCCCGGGGACCGTGCCGGCCCTCGGCGCGTTCCCGAGCGGTTGCGTCTTCCGCGACCGCTGCGAGCGCGCCGACGGAACCTGCGCGCGCGAGCCGGCCCTGACCTGGGACCGGGACCGGGCGGCTGCCTGTTGGCATCCGCTCGGCGGGCCGGTGGCCGAGGAGGTCGTGCGATGA
- a CDS encoding ABC transporter ATP-binding protein encodes MNAAPATSIVAAEGVARHYRLARTSLFGPRRHLTALRGVDLAVPPGDRVGVVGESGSGKSTLARILLGLERPDEGRVTYGGQDLARAAERDLAGLRRDVQIVFQDPMGSLDPRLTVADIVREPLRALRIETDHDARLAELLDAVRLGPEAASRYPHEFSGGQRQRIAIARALAPRPRVLVADEPVSALDVSVRAQILNLLADLRDAYDLALVLISHDLAVVRHVCDRVLVMHLGEVVEEGPTERLFTDPQHPYTRALLQAIPTIGGGLPAAPLAADDPPSPTELPVGCAYASRCPHVFDRCHAERPPLAGPSERDAGIDTAAQRAACHLAFSGALPPFDRQAAAAGRHATAPEGRPATAPEGRPATPPEGRPATPPEGAPATPPEGGPATPPEQDR; translated from the coding sequence GTGAACGCCGCCCCCGCAACCTCGATCGTGGCCGCCGAGGGCGTGGCGCGGCACTACCGGCTCGCCCGGACGTCGCTGTTCGGTCCGCGCCGACACCTCACCGCCCTGCGCGGTGTCGATCTCGCCGTGCCACCAGGGGACCGGGTGGGGGTGGTCGGCGAGTCGGGGTCGGGCAAGTCCACACTCGCGCGCATCCTGCTCGGCCTCGAGCGGCCCGACGAGGGTCGGGTCACCTACGGCGGCCAGGACCTCGCCCGAGCGGCCGAACGCGACCTGGCCGGGCTGCGTCGCGACGTGCAGATTGTGTTCCAGGATCCGATGGGCTCGCTCGACCCGCGGCTCACCGTCGCGGACATCGTCCGGGAGCCGCTGCGTGCCCTTCGGATCGAGACGGACCACGATGCGCGCCTGGCCGAGCTGCTCGACGCGGTGCGGCTCGGCCCCGAGGCGGCGTCCCGCTACCCCCACGAGTTCAGCGGTGGCCAGCGGCAGCGCATCGCGATCGCGCGGGCGCTCGCGCCCCGCCCGCGGGTGCTGGTCGCCGACGAGCCGGTCAGCGCGCTGGACGTGTCGGTGCGCGCGCAGATCCTCAACCTCCTCGCCGACCTGCGCGACGCCTACGATCTGGCGCTCGTGCTCATCAGCCACGACCTCGCCGTGGTGCGCCACGTCTGCGACCGGGTGCTGGTCATGCACCTGGGCGAGGTCGTCGAGGAGGGCCCCACCGAGCGCCTCTTCACCGACCCGCAACACCCGTACACCCGCGCGCTGCTCCAAGCCATCCCGACCATCGGCGGTGGGCTCCCCGCAGCACCGCTCGCGGCCGACGACCCCCCGTCGCCGACCGAGCTGCCGGTGGGTTGCGCCTACGCGTCGCGCTGTCCGCACGTCTTCGACCGCTGCCACGCCGAACGGCCGCCGCTCGCCGGGCCCTCCGAGCGCGATGCGGGAATCGACACCGCGGCACAACGGGCGGCGTGCCACCTCGCGTTCAGCGGCGCGTTGCCGCCGTTCGATCGCCAGGCCGCTGCGGCGGGTCGGCACGCCACCGCACCCGAGGGTCGTCCCGCCACCGCACCCGAGGGTCGTCCCGCCACCCCACCCGAGGGTCGTCCCGCCACCCCACCCGAAGGTGCTCCCGCCACCCCACCCGAGGGTGGTCCCGCCACCCCACCCGAGCAGGACCGATGA
- a CDS encoding ABC transporter substrate-binding protein yields MTRSTLTLVSLLAALALLLAACGEIEDDLAEDEDPEPDDEPDEPEEDDEPDEDEDDEPEPDDDEEDEPEAEPDEGGVLEMGLTLEPPTMDFTENSAAAIPEVVLYNVGETLVEIAPDGEIEPLLAEDWEQSDDGLTYTFDLVEAEFHDGSELTADDVVFSFERAMDPDTAHPFAGDFEPVDSVEAVDDRTVEVQLSEFSNNWLYNMGRSPGIVYAEEHVDELDESPVGTGPFEFDEWVRGDRIELVRNDAYWGDEPALDGAVYQYIEDESALTNALLAEDLDLVTRIAAPELVEAFEDDDGFEILDGISDGQTIMTLNNAVEPLDDVRVRQAITHAIDREGVRDVTQGGFGELIGSHAAPHDPWYVDLADEYPHDPERAEELLAEAGYEDGFELTLELPPPPYARRGGEVIAGMLDEVGIDVELENIEWGPWTDEVLGESDFEATIVAHVEPRDIVQYGNPDYYWNYDDPEVADLLDEADRAQEPDERDELYAEVQQTIADDAVNVWLYLLPELAVVRDHVEGYVEDQPAGSVDLRGVSIDD; encoded by the coding sequence ATGACCAGATCCACCCTCACGCTGGTGTCGCTGTTGGCGGCCCTTGCCCTGCTGCTCGCGGCCTGCGGGGAGATCGAGGACGACCTCGCCGAGGACGAGGATCCCGAACCCGACGACGAGCCCGACGAACCCGAGGAGGACGACGAGCCCGACGAGGACGAGGACGACGAGCCCGAGCCGGACGACGATGAGGAGGACGAGCCCGAGGCGGAGCCCGACGAGGGCGGCGTGCTGGAGATGGGCCTCACCCTCGAGCCCCCGACCATGGACTTCACCGAGAACTCGGCGGCGGCCATCCCCGAGGTCGTGCTCTACAACGTCGGGGAGACGCTGGTCGAGATCGCCCCCGACGGTGAGATCGAGCCGCTGTTGGCCGAGGACTGGGAGCAGTCCGACGACGGGCTCACCTACACCTTCGACCTGGTAGAGGCGGAGTTCCACGACGGCAGCGAACTCACCGCCGACGACGTCGTGTTCAGCTTCGAGCGCGCGATGGACCCCGACACCGCGCACCCGTTCGCGGGCGACTTCGAACCGGTTGACTCGGTCGAGGCCGTCGATGACCGCACCGTCGAGGTGCAGCTCTCCGAGTTCAGCAACAACTGGCTCTACAACATGGGTCGCAGCCCGGGGATCGTGTACGCCGAGGAGCACGTCGACGAGCTCGACGAGAGTCCGGTGGGCACCGGTCCCTTCGAGTTCGACGAGTGGGTGCGGGGCGACCGCATCGAGCTCGTCCGCAACGACGCCTACTGGGGCGACGAGCCCGCGCTCGACGGAGCCGTGTACCAGTACATCGAGGACGAGAGCGCCCTCACCAACGCGCTGCTCGCCGAGGACCTCGACCTCGTCACCCGGATCGCCGCCCCCGAGCTCGTCGAGGCCTTCGAGGACGACGACGGGTTCGAGATCCTCGACGGCATCTCCGACGGCCAGACGATCATGACGCTTAACAACGCCGTCGAGCCCTTGGACGATGTCCGCGTCCGTCAGGCGATCACCCACGCGATCGACCGGGAGGGCGTGCGCGACGTCACCCAGGGTGGGTTCGGCGAGCTGATCGGCAGCCACGCCGCCCCCCACGACCCGTGGTACGTCGATCTCGCCGACGAGTATCCCCACGACCCCGAGCGGGCGGAGGAGCTGCTCGCCGAGGCGGGCTACGAGGACGGTTTCGAGCTCACGCTCGAGCTGCCGCCCCCGCCGTACGCGCGTCGTGGGGGCGAGGTCATCGCGGGGATGCTCGATGAGGTCGGCATCGACGTTGAGCTCGAGAACATCGAATGGGGTCCGTGGACGGACGAGGTCTTGGGCGAGAGCGACTTCGAGGCGACGATCGTGGCGCACGTCGAGCCGCGCGACATCGTGCAGTACGGCAACCCCGACTACTACTGGAACTACGACGACCCGGAGGTCGCGGACTTGCTCGACGAGGCCGACCGGGCGCAGGAGCCCGACGAGCGCGACGAGCTCTACGCAGAGGTCCAGCAGACGATCGCCGACGACGCGGTGAACGTTTGGCTGTACCTGCTGCCCGAGCTCGCCGTCGTGCGCGATCACGTGGAGGGTTACGTCGAGGACCAGCCTGCCGGGTCGGTCGACCTCCGCGGCGTGAGCATCGACGACTAG
- a CDS encoding ABC transporter permease translates to MLFFVVRRLGVFAVSLVGASIVIFALLSLLPGDPAQIILGQQATPERLETLRAELGLDRPWPVRYADWATGVAQGDFGESYLSGAAIGPMIAQRLQVTIPLAALGMVLALVLAVPLGITAAARHRGAGDVLISGASQIGIAIPAFWAGILLVTVFAVRLGWLPSGGFTPVTEDPVAWARSMVLPALSLAIVQAAILTRYIRSSILEVMREDFVRTARAKGLTRGKALFRHGLRNAAIPVVTILGLQFAFLFAGTIVIENVFFLPGLGRMVLQAASERDLLLVQGTVMVLTFAILFINLVVDVAYRVIDPRLRSAS, encoded by the coding sequence GTGCTGTTCTTCGTGGTGCGACGCCTCGGGGTGTTCGCGGTCAGCCTCGTCGGCGCCTCGATCGTCATCTTCGCCCTGCTCAGCCTGTTGCCCGGCGATCCCGCCCAGATCATCCTCGGGCAGCAGGCGACCCCCGAGCGGCTCGAGACGTTGCGGGCCGAGCTGGGGCTCGACCGCCCGTGGCCGGTCCGCTACGCGGACTGGGCGACGGGCGTGGCGCAGGGCGACTTCGGTGAGAGCTACCTGTCGGGCGCGGCGATCGGCCCGATGATCGCCCAGCGGCTGCAGGTCACGATCCCGCTCGCCGCCCTCGGGATGGTCCTCGCCCTGGTCCTCGCGGTGCCGCTCGGCATCACGGCCGCTGCCCGCCATCGTGGTGCCGGGGACGTGCTGATCTCCGGCGCCAGCCAGATCGGGATCGCGATCCCGGCGTTCTGGGCCGGGATCCTGCTGGTCACCGTCTTCGCCGTCCGCCTCGGGTGGCTCCCGTCGGGAGGGTTCACCCCGGTGACCGAGGACCCTGTGGCCTGGGCCCGATCGATGGTCCTGCCGGCGCTCTCGCTCGCGATCGTGCAGGCCGCCATCCTGACCCGTTACATCCGATCGTCGATCCTCGAGGTGATGCGCGAGGACTTCGTGCGCACCGCCCGAGCGAAGGGCCTGACGCGCGGCAAGGCGCTGTTCCGGCACGGCCTGCGCAACGCCGCGATCCCCGTGGTGACGATCCTCGGGCTGCAGTTCGCGTTCCTGTTCGCGGGGACGATCGTGATCGAAAACGTCTTCTTCCTGCCCGGCCTGGGGCGGATGGTCCTGCAGGCCGCCAGCGAGCGCGACCTGTTGCTCGTTCAGGGAACGGTCATGGTGCTGACGTTCGCGATCCTGTTCATCAACCTCGTCGTCGACGTGGCCTACCGCGTCATCGACCCGCGACTGCGGAGCGCCTCGTGA
- a CDS encoding OsmC family protein, giving the protein MTTRITADLTGGTCVRITNGNHVWTADEPTDAGGEDTGPNPYELLLGALAACTCITVALYCRHKGWPLDNVSVEYTHDRAHADDCEACEDEARGYLDRVRGRVFIDGNFDDEQRERLQEIAVKCPVHKTLDRGITFDGEEVHVG; this is encoded by the coding sequence GTGACGACGAGGATCACAGCCGACCTGACCGGCGGCACCTGCGTGCGGATCACGAACGGCAACCACGTCTGGACGGCCGACGAGCCCACCGACGCGGGCGGGGAGGACACCGGCCCCAACCCCTACGAGCTGTTGCTCGGCGCGCTCGCTGCGTGCACCTGCATCACGGTCGCGCTGTACTGCCGGCACAAGGGGTGGCCGTTGGACAACGTGAGCGTCGAGTACACCCACGACCGGGCGCACGCGGACGACTGCGAGGCCTGCGAGGACGAGGCCCGCGGCTATCTCGATCGGGTCCGCGGCCGCGTCTTCATCGACGGCAACTTCGACGATGAGCAGCGTGAGCGGCTGCAGGAGATCGCCGTGAAGTGCCCTGTGCACAAGACCCTCGACCGCGGGATCACCTTCGATGGCGAGGAGGTCCACGTCGGCTGA
- a CDS encoding phosphoribosylanthranilate isomerase, producing the protein MLIQIYSLTDPDDVRRCVDLGVDRVGLAPAGQSVPAEVPWEQARELLGLLGDGVAGCALSVRTDPDEVAAMASALRPDVVHLCPPAGTLDPATQRAVRERLPRDTELMSAVAVGDASSRADALAAAEASAGVSDTLILDSVAPGIPGVGAAGIVHDWHVSAEIVAAVGDRVPVILAGGLGPANVAEAIDVVRPHGVDSYTHTSHDERRKDPDALAAFVRASREATSGVSSGG; encoded by the coding sequence GTGCTCATCCAGATCTACTCGCTGACCGACCCGGACGACGTGCGCCGCTGCGTCGATCTGGGCGTGGATCGTGTCGGGCTGGCGCCGGCCGGCCAGAGCGTGCCGGCCGAGGTGCCGTGGGAGCAGGCCCGCGAACTGCTCGGACTGCTCGGGGACGGCGTTGCCGGCTGTGCCCTCTCGGTCCGCACCGACCCGGACGAGGTGGCGGCGATGGCCTCGGCCCTGCGCCCCGACGTGGTGCACCTCTGCCCGCCCGCCGGGACGCTCGATCCCGCCACCCAGCGCGCCGTCCGCGAGCGCCTGCCCCGCGACACCGAACTGATGAGCGCGGTCGCGGTCGGGGACGCTTCGAGCCGCGCGGACGCGCTCGCGGCGGCCGAGGCCTCGGCCGGCGTCAGCGACACCCTGATCCTGGACAGCGTCGCGCCGGGGATCCCCGGGGTCGGGGCCGCGGGGATCGTGCACGACTGGCACGTGAGCGCCGAGATCGTCGCCGCGGTCGGCGACCGGGTGCCGGTGATCCTGGCGGGCGGCCTGGGCCCGGCCAACGTCGCCGAGGCCATCGACGTCGTCCGCCCGCACGGCGTCGACTCGTACACCCACACCAGCCACGACGAGCGCCGCAAGGACCCCGACGCCCTCGCGGCGTTCGTCCGCGCCTCCCGGGAGGCCACCTCGGGAGTGTCGAGCGGTGGTTGA
- a CDS encoding ABC transporter permease has translation MSGGRPGANLVVGASLVGVVVVTAVVSFVWTPHDPSAVATGNPFAGPSASHPLGTDQFGRDLLSMMMVGARTTLFVGILAVGIAIAAGIPMGGFAVVGGTTTDETLMRTADVMYALPPVLMALVLAAVFGPSTAAAMAAIGIAYTPVVARVVRGSALTVMGREYALAARAYGRPRWFVFVRHALPNISSVLIVQTTVMFALAIVAEAGLSYLGIGSPPGTPSWGRMLRESQTYLQIAPQLAILPGVAIAVAVLGFNLLGDGLRDRLDPRLGDRRSVQAGGGGA, from the coding sequence GTGAGCGGCGGTCGGCCGGGCGCCAACCTCGTCGTGGGTGCGTCACTGGTGGGCGTGGTCGTCGTGACCGCGGTGGTGTCGTTCGTGTGGACCCCGCACGATCCCTCCGCCGTGGCCACCGGCAACCCGTTCGCGGGCCCGAGCGCGTCCCACCCGCTCGGCACCGACCAGTTCGGCCGCGACCTGCTCAGCATGATGATGGTGGGCGCCCGCACGACGCTCTTCGTGGGGATCCTCGCGGTGGGCATCGCGATCGCGGCCGGCATCCCGATGGGCGGCTTCGCGGTCGTGGGCGGGACCACCACGGACGAGACGCTGATGCGCACCGCGGACGTCATGTACGCCCTGCCGCCGGTGCTCATGGCCCTCGTCCTCGCAGCCGTGTTCGGCCCCTCGACGGCCGCGGCGATGGCGGCGATCGGCATTGCCTACACGCCCGTGGTCGCGCGCGTGGTGCGCGGCTCCGCCCTCACGGTGATGGGACGCGAGTACGCGCTGGCGGCGCGCGCCTACGGGCGGCCCCGCTGGTTCGTGTTCGTCCGCCACGCGCTGCCGAACATCTCCTCGGTGCTGATCGTGCAGACCACGGTCATGTTCGCCCTCGCGATCGTCGCTGAGGCCGGATTGTCGTACCTGGGCATCGGCAGCCCGCCCGGGACGCCGTCGTGGGGCCGGATGCTCCGCGAGTCCCAGACCTACCTGCAGATCGCCCCGCAGCTCGCGATCCTGCCGGGCGTGGCGATCGCCGTCGCCGTCCTGGGGTTCAACCTGCTCGGGGACGGCTTGCGCGACCGCCTCGACCCGCGGTTGGGTGACCGGCGCAGCGTGCAAGCCGGTGGGGGAGGCGCATGA
- a CDS encoding M20 family metallopeptidase produces MPTVDTDAVVALTRDLVAIPSVNRPEEGLSEQPAAERVAAEMRALGWEPEVWEAAPGRPNVLATLEGDRPGPTLLFEGHTDVVSEGDPDVWSFDPFAGDVVDGMLRGRGAADMKGGVAAMIHAAAAVTAGGGFPGRVKVAALCDEEGLMLGVKDFVARGHAAGVDGAIVCEPEGDEVCTTQKGAIRVRFRARGKMAHGAMPHQGRNPVAALADLATRLAALERGLEADPGPHADLGPAYLTPTVMSAGDLTQLNVIPETAELAVDVRTIPGTPNDRVVELLHAEAAGVGDDTGVEIALEVIEDRPATETPADHPVVTAVSAAHHAVTGRAAPFGGVPGATDGTILWRDAGLPVVVYGPGDKWIAHQVDEQVAVADLERCARVYADAARRFLEGGPADAGS; encoded by the coding sequence GTGCCCACGGTCGATACCGACGCGGTCGTCGCGCTGACACGCGATCTCGTGGCGATCCCCAGTGTGAACCGCCCGGAGGAGGGGCTCAGTGAACAGCCGGCCGCCGAGCGGGTCGCGGCGGAGATGCGGGCGCTCGGCTGGGAGCCGGAGGTTTGGGAGGCCGCGCCGGGGCGACCGAACGTGCTCGCGACGCTCGAGGGCGACCGACCGGGTCCCACCCTGCTGTTCGAGGGCCACACCGACGTCGTTAGCGAGGGCGACCCCGACGTGTGGTCGTTCGATCCGTTCGCCGGCGACGTCGTGGACGGGATGCTGCGCGGTCGCGGTGCCGCCGACATGAAGGGCGGAGTGGCCGCGATGATCCACGCGGCCGCCGCGGTGACCGCGGGGGGCGGGTTCCCGGGCAGGGTGAAGGTCGCGGCGCTGTGCGACGAGGAAGGGCTGATGCTCGGCGTCAAGGACTTCGTGGCGCGCGGGCACGCCGCCGGCGTCGATGGGGCGATCGTATGCGAGCCCGAGGGCGACGAGGTGTGCACGACCCAGAAGGGCGCGATCCGCGTGCGCTTCCGCGCGCGCGGGAAGATGGCCCATGGCGCCATGCCCCATCAAGGGCGCAACCCGGTGGCCGCGCTCGCGGATCTCGCGACCCGCCTCGCGGCACTGGAGCGCGGGCTGGAGGCGGATCCCGGACCGCACGCGGACCTCGGGCCGGCCTACCTTACGCCGACGGTGATGAGCGCCGGCGACCTCACCCAGCTCAACGTCATCCCCGAGACCGCCGAGCTCGCCGTCGACGTGCGCACGATCCCGGGGACGCCGAACGACCGGGTCGTGGAGTTGTTGCACGCGGAGGCCGCCGGAGTCGGCGATGACACCGGGGTCGAGATCGCGCTCGAAGTGATCGAGGACCGTCCCGCGACCGAGACCCCCGCCGACCATCCCGTGGTGACCGCGGTGAGCGCGGCGCACCACGCCGTGACGGGCCGTGCCGCGCCGTTCGGGGGCGTGCCCGGTGCGACCGACGGAACGATCCTGTGGCGCGACGCGGGGCTGCCGGTCGTCGTGTACGGCCCCGGCGACAAGTGGATCGCCCACCAGGTCGACGAGCAGGTCGCCGTCGCCGACCTCGAGCGTTGCGCGCGGGTGTACGCGGACGCTGCGCGTCGGTTCCTCGAGGGCGGTCCTGCGGACGCGGGGTCCTGA
- a CDS encoding carbohydrate kinase family protein, which produces MVDLLAVGNALVDRVHRVTILPPPDGGAAILERSRAPGGVEANVAAAAAALGLDAAMVAHVGRDADGEEVLADLRERGIDTDGVRVGEPGDTANSLVFVDPEGRRIIFTGGRGAGALELADADLVRLSGARVCATSAYVPAALLRGLADACARTDTLLSVDLPGTFDDLAPRGITRELVAALLPRISLLVLGRAPLADLTGTEDVDEGLDRLRRHTDTRVAVTAGAEGLHVDGDGERVHAPACPVEVVDTSGAGDVTHAALIAAWLLDGAPPEQAAVAGAAAGGHATLAAGARGALPGRRVLAGAAAQRPTGAEPPGPRTDPADPGRH; this is translated from the coding sequence GTGGTTGACCTCCTCGCCGTCGGCAACGCGCTCGTGGACCGGGTGCACCGCGTGACGATACTGCCGCCCCCGGACGGGGGCGCGGCCATCCTCGAACGGTCCCGCGCGCCCGGAGGCGTCGAGGCCAACGTCGCGGCCGCGGCGGCTGCCCTCGGCCTCGACGCCGCGATGGTGGCCCACGTGGGGCGCGACGCAGACGGCGAGGAGGTGCTCGCGGACCTGCGCGAGCGCGGCATCGACACGGACGGGGTCCGGGTCGGCGAGCCCGGGGACACGGCGAACTCGCTGGTCTTCGTCGACCCCGAGGGGCGTCGCATCATCTTCACCGGTGGCCGCGGAGCCGGAGCGCTCGAGCTCGCCGACGCGGACCTCGTCCGTCTGTCGGGGGCTCGGGTCTGTGCGACCTCCGCCTACGTGCCCGCGGCGCTGCTGCGGGGCCTCGCCGACGCGTGTGCCCGGACCGACACCCTGCTCAGCGTGGACCTGCCGGGCACGTTCGACGATCTCGCACCGCGCGGCATCACGCGAGAACTCGTCGCGGCGCTCCTGCCGCGGATCTCGCTGCTCGTGCTCGGACGGGCGCCGCTGGCCGACCTGACCGGCACCGAGGACGTCGACGAGGGACTCGACCGACTGCGCCGCCACACCGACACCCGCGTCGCGGTGACCGCTGGTGCGGAAGGCCTGCACGTGGACGGCGACGGCGAGCGGGTCCACGCGCCGGCCTGCCCCGTCGAGGTGGTGGACACGAGCGGCGCGGGGGACGTCACCCACGCTGCGCTCATCGCCGCCTGGCTGCTGGACGGTGCGCCCCCGGAGCAGGCCGCCGTTGCCGGGGCCGCCGCCGGGGGGCACGCGACCTTGGCCGCGGGTGCGCGCGGCGCCCTCCCGGGTCGTCGGGTGCTGGCGGGCGCGGCCGCGCAGCGCCCGACAGGAGCGGAGCCCCCGGGTCCGCGCACCGACCCGGCGGACCCCGGCAGGCACTGA